One Vespa velutina chromosome 19, iVesVel2.1, whole genome shotgun sequence DNA segment encodes these proteins:
- the LOC124955911 gene encoding gastrula zinc finger protein xFG20-1-like encodes MAYTSLPKLVNLNKLQSNNVEKTLSEILQSDPVKRLLNQPNIIIKTIPLNTQPKSNFTSNITNTNIVNISTNTFGGKNNGINTDLSRIKQPDVTVFSTKSNKEENTDDENLLPSKTEGKSEIALLPIERKKKNCGHYGPCENITCDVTVEQCIDNDGISLMLAVNIEENEINAPVWKHCKNSSCDALSIDHDRCRRAIIRLNRFNKSKICDICGITLKTRKSRIHHKNCKRQNEYRHNKTDSAQLLKERMRERELQMLEDAKTKKQDYMDPITGYNRAMDVLRKNEELIIIPKTQSSQQSGITITSSSNQINQQTNTISNISTKYMPNIPLVFPQQSVVLSKNAGSNENNITQTKLTHTLNSKLVTTSTTTIPSQFIKFTNSPQTSLQSISLNDWLLSQSHVVTTSSLHSKPFLTPIRVVPITNLITQPSLLHRTQGIPKFCIMADNSVPALTIPDIKPVISPKPIDKPNTNPDESPKQESHKRKKSGVKKNLRKKNRKKDLKCNYCNKHFSTDWYFKIHVAMHSGEKPFTCRLCQESFSNRYDLKKHLTNDHKNENISCNDCDFTCTSYSSLDKHMKTHSAMVQSHQCSDCNSMFTTIDDLNSHKQECDGQIDTDIKTAETESESKEIKKIEKKDHENSSDVSSETEDKCINGTEKKIFNSDKKSMKQEKQNKVSLGETNGVKVNGVCLHS; translated from the exons ATGGCTTATACTTCACTGCCAAAACTTGTCaacttaaataaattacaGTCAAATAATGTTGAGAAGACTTTATCGGAA ATATTACAGTCAGATCCGGTAAAACGTCTTCTCAATCAgcctaatattattattaagactATTCCACTAAATACTCAaccaaaatcaaattttacatcaaatattacaaacacaaatattgtaaatatttccaCAAATACTTTTGGAGGTAAAAATAATGGTATCAATACAGATTTAAGTAGAATAAAACAGCCAGATGTTACTGTATTTTCTACTAAAtcaaataaggaagaaaatacgGATGATGAAAATCTTTTACCTTCAAAAACTGAAGGGAAGTCCGAAATTGCATTACTCCctattgaaaggaaaaagaagaattgtgGACACTATGGACCTTGTGAAAACATTACTTGCGATGTCACTGTTGAACAGTGTATAGACAATGATGGAATATCTCTTATGTTAGCTGttaatatagaagaaaatgaaataaatgcaCCTGTATGGAAACATTGTAAAAACAGTTCCTGTGATGCATTGAGCATCGACCATGATCGTTGTCGTAGAGCGATTATAAGGCTAAACAGATTCAATAAGTCTAAGATTTGTGATATTTGCGGTATCACATTGAAAACACGAAAATCTCGAATACACCATAAAAACTGCAAAAGACAGAATGAATATAGACATAATAAAACAGACAGTGCGCAACTTTTAAAAGAACGAATGCGTGAAAGAGAATTGCAAATGCTAGAGGAtgcaaaaacgaaaaagcaaGATTACATGGATCCAATAACAGGATATAATCGTGCTATGGacgttttaagaaaaaatgaagaattaattattattccaaaAACACAATCTTCTCAGCAATCTGGCATTACCATAACTTCCTCGTCTAATCAAATTAATCAGCAAACAAATACTATCAGTAACATCTCTACAAAATATATGCCAAATATACCTCTAGTATTTCCACAACAAAGTGTAGTTCTAAGTAAAAATGCGGgttctaatgaaaataatattacacaaACTAAGTTAACTCATACACTAAACAGCAAACTTGTAACCACTTCAACTACTACAATCCCAAGCCAGTTTATCAAATTTACTAACTCACCTCAAACCAGTTTACAGTCTATATCATTGAATGATTGGTTATTATCACAATCTCATGTTGTTACAACTTCATCGCTTCATTCTAAACCATTTTTAACACCCATTCGTGTTGTACCGATAACTAATTTAATAACACAGCCATCATTATTACATAGAACACAAGGCATTccaaaattttgtattatggCAGATAATTCAGTACCAGCTTTAACTATACCAGATATAAAACCCGTTATATCGCCAAAACCTATAGATAAGCCAAATACCAATCCTGATGAAAGTCCTAAACAAGAATCACACAAGCGTAAAAAGTCAGgagtaaagaaaaacttacgaaaaaaaaacagaaaaaaagatttgaaatgTAATTATTGCAACAAACACTTCAGCACAGATTGGTATTTTAAAATTCATGTTGCTATGCATAGTGGTGAAAAACCTTTCACATGTAGATTATGTCAAGAGTCTTTTAGTAATAGATATGATCTAAAAAAGCATCTAACAAATgatcataaaaatgaaaacattagTTGCAATGATTGTGATTTCACTTGTACTTCATATTCGTCACTTGATAAACATATGAAAACACATTCTGCAATGGTACAATCACACCAATGTTCTGATTGTAATAGTATGTTTACAACTATCGATGATCTTAATTCTCATAAACAGGAATGTGATGGCCAAATAGACACAGATATTAAAACTGCAGAAACGGAATCAGAAAgtaaggaaattaaaaaaatagaaaaaaaagatcatgaGAATTCGAGTGACGTTTCTAGCGAAACTGAAGACAAATGTATTAATggtacagaaaaaaaaatatttaactctgataaaaaaagtatgaaacaagaaaagcaaaacaaaGTTTCATTAGGAGAAACTAACGGTGTTAAAGTAAATGGCGTTTGTCTTCATTCATAA